In Aegilops tauschii subsp. strangulata cultivar AL8/78 chromosome 3, Aet v6.0, whole genome shotgun sequence, one genomic interval encodes:
- the LOC141042744 gene encoding protein FAR1-RELATED SEQUENCE 5-like, with translation MRTMSGTCIGWMVLQEEPTNISETAICFDATYLTNMYKMPCAPFIGINNHNQSLQFGCRLVRNEDTDGYVWLFKTFLECMGGLAPMNIMTDQDFSMRAGIEEVFPLAVHRHCRWHIIKKAEETLGPFFADRPDLHKAFELCVDHSLTVEEFERSWMAMIETYQVQDHETLSSLWEKRMYWVPAYFMQCIFPFLQTTQRSEGFNAVLKKRYVSPGNSLLQFAKQYTALQQKILGSEL, from the coding sequence ATGAGGACCATGTCAGGAACATGTATTGGGTGGATGGTGCTGCAAGAAGAGCCTACAAACATTTCCGAGACTGCAATTTGTTTCGACGCGACATATCTCACTAATATGTACAAGATGCCATGCGCTCCATTCATAGGAATAAATAACCACAATCAGTCATTGCAGTTCGGATGCAGGCTCGTTCGGAACGAAGACACGGATGGGTACGTTTGGCTGTTCAAGACCTTCTTGGAGTGCATGGGTGGACTTGCTCCGATGAACATAATGACAGACCAGGATTTTAGCATGCGTGCAGGCATAGAGGAGGTCTTTCCGTTGGCAGTGCACAGGCACTGCAGGTGGCACATTATAAAGAAGGCTGAGGAGACACTAGGACCGTTCTTTGCTGACCGTCCAGACCTGCACAAGGCATTCGAGCTGTGCGTGGACCACAGCTTGACGGTGGAGGAGTTTGAAAGGAGCTGGATGGCTATGATTGAAACATATCAAGTCCAAGACCACGAGACGCTTTCTAGCTTGTGGGAGAAGCGAATGTACTGGGTGCCGGCCTACTTCATGCAGTGCATCTTCCCGTTTCTGCAGACTACACAACGCAGTGAGGGGTTCAACGCTGTTTTGAAAAAGCGGTACGTGAGCCCTGGCAACTCATTGCTACAGTTTGCCAAGCAGTACACCGCTTTGCAACAAAAAATACTGGGATCCGAGCTATAG